One window of Peteryoungia desertarenae genomic DNA carries:
- the purN gene encoding phosphoribosylglycinamide formyltransferase — translation MSGPRKRVVAFISGGGSNMLALARACEAADYPAEIVAVFSDKPEAGGLAKAEALGIPTRVFERKSYGSKAEHEAAILAALAEIGPDLICLAGYMRLLSGDFIRPHEGRILNIHPSLLPLFPGLNTHQRAIEAGMKVAGCTVHFVTEGMDEGPVIAQSVVPVMIDDTAETLAARVLTVEHRTYAAALKLVASGGVSMRKDGSVERLSSETDAGARLISA, via the coding sequence ATGAGCGGACCACGCAAACGCGTCGTCGCCTTCATCTCCGGCGGCGGGTCGAACATGCTGGCGCTGGCTAGGGCTTGCGAGGCGGCCGATTACCCGGCCGAGATCGTCGCAGTCTTTTCCGACAAGCCTGAGGCCGGTGGACTTGCCAAGGCCGAAGCGCTGGGCATTCCGACACGCGTTTTCGAGCGGAAGAGCTATGGCTCCAAGGCCGAGCACGAGGCAGCGATCCTCGCCGCGCTTGCCGAAATCGGTCCGGACCTGATCTGTCTTGCGGGCTATATGCGCCTGCTGTCGGGTGACTTCATTCGCCCGCATGAAGGCCGGATCCTCAACATCCACCCGTCCCTTCTGCCGCTGTTCCCGGGCCTCAACACGCATCAGCGGGCGATCGAGGCCGGGATGAAGGTGGCCGGCTGTACCGTGCATTTCGTCACCGAGGGCATGGACGAAGGCCCTGTTATCGCGCAATCCGTGGTGCCTGTTATGATCGACGATACGGCAGAGACGCTTGCGGCCCGGGTTCTGACGGTGGAGCACCGGACCTATGCCGCCGCGCTGAAACTCGTCGCTTCGGGTGGCGTTTCCATGCGCAAGGATGGAAGCGTCGAGCGGCTGTCGTCCGAAACGGATGCTGGCGCGCGGCTGATCAGCGCCTGA
- a CDS encoding molybdopterin-containing oxidoreductase family protein translates to MGLLSIRALAYNGPMNIQSPIRNRSLGHTACPHDCPSTCALDVDLTEDGRIGRVRGAAENSYTAGVICAKVARYAERLYHPDRLMKPVRRAGAKGAGQWQDVTWEAALDEIADAFVKAEQRHGSEAVWPYFYAGTMGLVQRDSIERLRHAKKYSGFFGSICTNMAWTGYVMGTGTLRGPDPREMAVSDCVVIWGTNAVATQVNVMTHAIKARKDRGAKIVVIDIYDNPTMKQADMALILKPGTDAALACAAMHVAFRDGYADREYMARFADDPAGLETHLKDKTPEWASAITGLSVEEIEALARLVGQTQKTFFRLGYGFTRSRNGAVSMHAALSLATVLGSWQYEGGGAFHSNSDIFQLNKAELMGTAMVDPEIRMLDQSQIGRVLTGDAEALRDRGPVDALLIQNTNPVNVAPEQRLVKQGFLRNDLFVAVHEQFMTETAELADIVLPATMFVEHDDIYRGGGQSHILLGPKLVDAPPLVRTNLFVIEELAKRLGVADRPGFGKTEREHIEHMLAVSGKPDFDTLIEDKWLDCQPAFGDAHYLKGFAHPDGKFRFKPDWENTPAPNKPPARLGSLGPVKQLPVYPDQVDLIEVADAEHPFRLATSPARSFLNSTFAETRTSRDKEGRPEVMVNPADALSLGLTDGDVVRLGNGRGELRIHARITDAVKQGVLVAEGLWPNKAHLDGEGINVLTGADPAAPHGGAAFHDNKVWMRKA, encoded by the coding sequence ATGGGGCTTTTGAGCATCCGGGCCTTGGCCTATAACGGCCCCATGAACATCCAGAGCCCCATCCGAAACCGATCGCTCGGTCATACGGCCTGTCCGCATGACTGTCCATCCACCTGCGCGCTTGACGTCGATCTGACCGAGGACGGCCGCATCGGCCGTGTGCGCGGGGCCGCCGAGAACAGCTACACCGCCGGCGTCATCTGCGCGAAGGTCGCCCGTTATGCCGAACGGCTATATCATCCCGACCGCCTGATGAAGCCGGTGCGCCGGGCAGGGGCCAAGGGGGCAGGCCAGTGGCAGGATGTCACCTGGGAGGCCGCCCTGGATGAGATCGCCGATGCCTTCGTCAAGGCCGAGCAGCGCCACGGCTCGGAAGCCGTCTGGCCGTATTTCTATGCCGGCACCATGGGTCTCGTGCAGCGCGATTCCATCGAGCGCCTCCGCCACGCCAAGAAATATTCTGGCTTCTTCGGCTCGATCTGCACCAATATGGCCTGGACCGGCTATGTCATGGGCACCGGCACGCTGCGCGGCCCGGACCCGCGCGAGATGGCCGTCTCCGACTGCGTCGTCATCTGGGGCACCAACGCGGTCGCCACCCAGGTCAATGTGATGACCCACGCGATCAAGGCGCGGAAAGACCGTGGCGCGAAAATCGTCGTCATCGATATCTACGACAATCCGACGATGAAGCAGGCCGACATGGCCTTGATCCTTAAGCCCGGCACCGATGCGGCACTCGCCTGCGCCGCCATGCATGTCGCTTTCCGCGATGGCTATGCGGACCGCGAATACATGGCGAGATTCGCCGACGATCCGGCAGGACTGGAGACGCATCTCAAGGACAAGACGCCGGAATGGGCGTCTGCCATCACCGGCCTCTCGGTCGAGGAGATCGAGGCCTTAGCCCGTCTCGTCGGCCAGACGCAGAAAACCTTCTTCCGCCTCGGCTACGGCTTCACCCGTAGCCGCAATGGCGCGGTGTCGATGCATGCGGCCCTGTCGCTCGCAACCGTGCTCGGGTCCTGGCAATATGAGGGCGGTGGTGCCTTCCATTCGAACAGCGACATCTTCCAGCTCAACAAGGCCGAGCTGATGGGCACGGCCATGGTCGATCCCGAAATCCGCATGCTCGACCAGTCGCAGATCGGCCGCGTCCTGACCGGTGACGCCGAGGCGCTTCGCGATCGCGGCCCGGTCGATGCGCTGCTCATCCAGAACACCAATCCGGTGAATGTCGCTCCCGAACAGCGGCTGGTGAAGCAGGGCTTCCTGCGCAACGACCTCTTCGTTGCCGTGCACGAGCAGTTCATGACCGAGACGGCGGAACTCGCCGATATCGTCCTGCCCGCCACCATGTTCGTCGAGCATGACGACATCTATCGCGGCGGTGGCCAGAGCCATATTCTGCTCGGCCCGAAGCTGGTCGACGCGCCGCCTCTGGTGCGCACCAATCTCTTCGTCATCGAGGAACTGGCAAAACGCCTCGGCGTCGCGGATCGTCCCGGCTTCGGCAAGACCGAGCGGGAGCATATCGAGCACATGCTCGCGGTCAGCGGCAAGCCGGACTTCGACACGCTGATCGAGGACAAGTGGCTCGATTGCCAGCCGGCTTTCGGGGACGCGCATTACCTGAAGGGCTTTGCCCATCCGGACGGCAAGTTCCGCTTCAAGCCGGACTGGGAAAATACGCCAGCCCCAAACAAGCCGCCGGCAAGGCTCGGCTCTCTTGGCCCCGTGAAGCAGCTTCCCGTCTATCCCGATCAGGTCGACCTGATCGAAGTGGCCGATGCCGAACATCCCTTCCGGCTCGCGACCTCTCCGGCACGCAGCTTCCTCAACTCCACCTTCGCCGAGACCAGGACCTCGCGCGACAAGGAGGGGCGTCCGGAAGTCATGGTCAACCCGGCCGATGCCTTGAGCCTCGGCCTCACCGATGGCGATGTCGTACGCCTCGGCAATGGCAGGGGCGAGTTGCGCATCCATGCCAGGATCACCGATGCCGTAAAGCAGGGCGTGCTGGTGGCCGAGGGCCTCTGGCCGAACAAGGCCCATCTCGACGGTGAAGGGATCAACGTCCTGACCGGCGCCGACCCGGCAGCACCCCATGGCGGTGCAGCCTTCCACGACAACAAGGTCTGGATGAGAAAAGCCTGA
- the purM gene encoding phosphoribosylformylglycinamidine cyclo-ligase, giving the protein MSQADKNGLTYSDAGVDIDAGNLMVEKIKPAVKSTRRPGADGEIGGFGGLFDLKAAGFKDPILVAANDGVGTKLKIAIDADIHDTVGIDLVAMCVNDLVVQGAEPLLFLDYFATGKLDPDQGAAIVQGIAAGCREAGCALIGGETAEMPGMYSKGDYDLAGFAVGAAERGELLPAGDIAEGDVILGLSSSGVHSNGFSLVRKIVELSGLAWDAPAPFAEGKSLGAALLTPTRIYVKPLLKAIKETKALKALAHITGGGFPENIPRVLPKHLAAEIDLSSFQVPAVFSWLAKTGGVVQNEMLRTFNCGIGMIVVVSAEKVDEVTKVLEAEGETVARLGRMIAREEGAHGVTYKGTLAL; this is encoded by the coding sequence ATGAGCCAGGCTGACAAGAACGGGTTGACCTATAGCGATGCGGGCGTCGACATCGACGCGGGCAACCTGATGGTCGAGAAGATCAAGCCGGCCGTGAAGTCGACCCGCCGTCCGGGCGCGGATGGCGAGATCGGCGGCTTCGGCGGCCTCTTCGACCTCAAGGCCGCCGGCTTCAAGGACCCGATCCTCGTTGCCGCCAATGACGGCGTCGGCACCAAGCTGAAGATCGCCATTGACGCCGATATCCACGACACCGTCGGCATCGATCTTGTTGCCATGTGCGTCAACGATCTCGTCGTTCAGGGCGCCGAGCCCCTGCTGTTCCTGGACTACTTTGCCACCGGCAAGCTCGACCCCGACCAGGGTGCGGCGATCGTTCAGGGCATCGCTGCCGGCTGCCGCGAGGCAGGCTGTGCGCTGATCGGCGGCGAGACCGCCGAAATGCCGGGCATGTATTCCAAGGGCGACTATGATCTCGCGGGCTTTGCCGTAGGTGCTGCCGAGCGCGGCGAATTGCTGCCGGCAGGCGACATCGCCGAAGGCGACGTGATCCTCGGCCTCTCGTCCTCGGGCGTGCATTCCAACGGCTTCTCGCTGGTGCGCAAGATCGTCGAACTCTCGGGGCTTGCCTGGGATGCGCCCGCTCCGTTCGCCGAAGGCAAGTCGCTCGGTGCAGCGCTGCTGACCCCGACCCGCATCTATGTGAAGCCGCTCCTGAAGGCGATCAAGGAAACCAAGGCGCTGAAGGCGCTCGCCCATATCACCGGCGGCGGCTTCCCGGAAAACATTCCGCGCGTACTGCCGAAGCATCTGGCTGCCGAAATCGATCTCTCGTCCTTCCAGGTTCCGGCTGTCTTCTCCTGGCTCGCCAAGACCGGCGGCGTTGTCCAGAACGAGATGCTGCGCACCTTCAACTGCGGCATCGGCATGATCGTCGTCGTCTCCGCCGAGAAGGTGGACGAGGTCACCAAGGTGCTGGAAGCCGAAGGTGAGACCGTTGCCCGTCTGGGTCGCATGATTGCCCGCGAAGAGGGTGCGCATGGCGTGACCTACAAGGGTACGCTCGCCCTATGA
- a CDS encoding NUDIX domain-containing protein — MSIFDKARIVILEDKTLFKGWSHLRGITFDFFREGRAPHRLSWEVFDRREAAGILLHNVERDTVTLVRQLRIPAHLMGDHPYLLEVPAGFIDEGETALQAVIREALEETGYAVTKASNAFAAYMSPGSVTEKVHCFYGSVTDVDRVSAGGGLDDEHEDLEVVELRFADALRMVETGEIVDAKTIMLLQWAALNRS, encoded by the coding sequence ATGAGCATTTTCGACAAGGCCCGGATCGTGATCCTGGAAGACAAGACGCTGTTCAAGGGCTGGAGCCACCTGCGCGGCATCACCTTTGATTTCTTCCGCGAGGGCAGGGCGCCACATAGGCTCTCCTGGGAGGTTTTTGATCGGCGCGAGGCGGCAGGCATTCTCCTGCACAATGTCGAGCGGGACACGGTGACACTGGTACGCCAGTTGCGTATCCCCGCCCATCTGATGGGTGATCACCCCTATCTGCTCGAAGTGCCCGCCGGCTTCATCGACGAAGGCGAAACCGCATTGCAGGCTGTGATCCGCGAGGCGCTGGAGGAAACGGGTTATGCCGTCACCAAGGCCTCCAATGCCTTCGCGGCCTATATGTCCCCGGGCTCGGTCACCGAGAAAGTTCACTGTTTCTACGGCTCCGTGACGGATGTGGATCGCGTCTCGGCGGGCGGCGGGCTGGACGACGAGCACGAAGACCTCGAGGTCGTCGAACTTCGCTTTGCTGATGCTCTCAGGATGGTTGAAACAGGCGAAATCGTCGACGCCAAGACGATCATGCTCTTGCAATGGGCAGCATTAAACAGAAGTTGA